CGCTCGTGCAGGAGGAGGCAGCCGCCTTCGTAGGCGGTGCGCGTGAGCATGGCCAGGCCACCGACATGGAAGAGCGGCAGCGTGCCCAGCCAGCGCGGCGCGGGGTGCGCGCCCAGGTTCGCGGCGGAGGCGCGGCATGAGGCGCGGAAGGCCCCTTCCGTGAGGACGGCGCCCTTGGGCCTTCCCGTCGTCCCGCTGGTGAAGAGGATGACCCGGGCCGTGTCCGCGTCCCAGGCGCGCTCGGGCACGGGGGCGGCTGTCACGCCGTCGGGGAAGGACTCCAAGGCCTCTGCGTCCGGGAGCCGGTCGTGCAGGGCCCCGAGTGCCAACATGAGCCGGGGCTCGACGTCCTCCAGCAGGGGCTTCAGCTCCGTGGGCGTGAGCCGGGCGTTGAGCGGCGCGAAGAGCGCGCCCAGACGACCGAGTGCCCAGAAGAGGAAGGTCACCGCCGGGTGGCTCGTGGACAGCAGCGCCACGCGGTCACCCTGCCCGATTCCTCGCGCGTCCAGGGCTTGCGTCCAGCGCGTCACCTCTTCGTCCAGCGCGCGGAAGGTCCAGGTCCGTCCCGCGAAGCGCAGCGCCTCCGCGTGGGGATGCAGCCGCGCGCCTTCGCGGATGGGGCAGTCGTAGATCATGGCCTCGCACCTCCGAGGAGTGGGAGCCGCTCAGTGTTCCCGGTTGAAGTCCGGGTTCAGTCCGAGCCCGGGCAGGTCGCGCAGCCGCACGAGTCCCCCCCGGGGTTGATACGGATGATCTCGCGGCTCGTCAGCGAAGAGCCGTCCCACGGCGAGGCCGGAGGCCAGCTCTCCCGACGGCAGCGCGGAGGCCAGATGCGCGGCGCCCGCGCGGGCCACCACGCCGTCGATGGAGCTGGTGACGTACGCGTGCATGCCCATTCGGGCCGCTCGCAGCGCCACCACCATGGAGGGCAGCAGCCCTCCGAGCACCATCGGCTTGATCACCACCGCGCCCACCGCGGGCCCGCCGCCCAGGTCCATCGTGAGGAGCGTGCGCACCGCGGCGGGCGTGGCGAGCGTCTCGTCCGCGGCGATGATGCACGGGGCGCGGCGCTGCACCCGCCACAGCGCCTGCAGGTCCTCCGGCGGCGTGGGCTGCTCCACCAATTCCAGGTCGTACCAGCCCAGCCGATCCAGGGCGCGGTTGGCTTCGGGCTCCGTCCAGCCGCCGTTCGCGTCCAGCCGCAGGCGCACGCGCGGCCCCACCGCGTCGCGCACGGCCCGGACCCGGGCTTCGTCCTCGTCCAGCGAGCGGCCCGCGACCTTCACCTTCAGCGTCTGATACCCCTCCTCCACCGCCGCACGCGCTTCCCGGGCCAGGGCTTCCGGGTCCTCCGCGCTCAGCAGCGCGTTCACCAGGACCTCCTGCCGCGCCTCCTCCGCGAGCAGCCAGCACAGGGGCACGCCCTTGCGCTGGGCCACCAGATCCAACAGCGCCAGCTCCAGGCCATGCTGCGCGGCGGGGACAGGCTCCTCCGGGTCGATGCCGCGGATCCGCGCGCCGCGCTGGCGCAGCTCCTCGCTGGCGGACGGGACGAGCGTGGCTTCGACGCCCTCGATGCTGTCCTCCAGCGTCTGCCCCTTGAGGGCGCTCAGCCACCCGCGCAGCACCGTGTGCGTCAGGGCCAGGGACTCCGTGCCGAACTCGGGCAGCGGCATGGCTTCACCCTGCCCTACGTGGCCCTCCTCGTCCCGCAGCCGCACGAGGAACCCGTCGCGCGTGGAGTAGGACCCCCTCGCCGTCTTCAGGGGGTTGGCCAGCGTGAGGTGCAGCGGAGTGAGGGTCGCCTCGATGATGCGCATGACGCCCCTTCAGCGCAGGTACAGCCCGGCCGCGAACAGCAGCCCGAACACCATCTGCAGCTTCGCCGTCCCGCCCAGCGCGGGGTTGAGCGCCGCGCCCTCGGCCTTCAGCATCAGCTTCAGCGGCGGCGCCACCAGCGGCAGGCTCAAGAGCGGCAGGAAGACCCAGGCGCTCGCGTAGCCCCTGGCGAACAGCACGAACGGCGTGACATAGGAGGCCACCAGCAGCAGCACGTACTCCGCGCGGCCGAAGCCCTGGCCGAAGCGCACCGCCATCGTTCGCTTGCCGGCCTTCACGTCCGTGCTCGCGTCGCGCTGGTTGTTCACCACGATGAGGCACGTGCCGATGGCGCCCACCGGCACCGACGCCCACCAGGCCGCCGGGCTCACGACGCCGGCCTGCACGTAGTACGTGCCCGTCACCGCGACGATGCCGAAGAAGATGAGCACGAACAGGTCGCCCAGGCCCAGGTAGGCCAGCGGGAACGGGCCCCCCGTGTACGCATAGCCGCACAAGAGCGAGGCCACGCCGATGGCCACGATGGGCCAGCCGCCCACCGCCACCAGGTACAGCCCCACCAGCGTCGCCAGCGCGAAGCACCCGAGGCCGCCCAGGAGCACCGTGCCCGGCGCGATGAGCCCGCTCTGCGTCACGCGCTTGGGCCCCAGGCGCTCCTCGGTGTCCGCGCCCTTCTTGTAGTCATAGAAGTCGTTGATGAAGTTGGTGCCGATCTGGATCAGCACCGCGCCCACGAGCGCCGCGAGCGCGGGCAACAGGCGCCCCACCCCGTTGCCGTACGCGAGCGCCGTGCCCACCAGCACCGGCACCGCGCCCGCCGTCAGCGTCTTCGGACGCACGGCCATCAGCCACGTCTTCAGCGTGGGCCGGGGAGGAGCCGCATCAGGAGGAGTGCTCACCAGGGTCGTCACGAGTGGGTCGCCTCTCGCGCCAGGATGGCGTGTTCGAACTGCGGCGCTTCGTACCAGGGCGTCTGGAGGAACGAGAGCACTTCGCGCACGTACGCCTCCGGCGCCTCCAGGTGCGGGGCGTGGGTGACCCCGGCGAAGGCGTGGCGCCACACCACCGGCAGCTCCGCCGCCATGCGCCTGGCCAGGGCCGTGAACTTGAGGTCCTGCTCACCGGTGAGCAGCAGCGTGGGCAGCCGCTGTCGGTGCAGCGCGGGCCAGTAGTCGGGCTGCACGCCCAGTCCCAGGGTCTCCAGCGCTCCGGCCAGTCCCTGCGCCGTGCACGCCTTGCGGCGCTCACGCAGCGCGGCCTGCTCCGGCTCCGGCAGGCGGCGCAGTCCGTCGAAGAGGGGCAGCGCCTCCCAGCGCTCCACGAAGGCGTCCACGCCCTTCGCGCGGATGAAGTCCACGAGCTTCGCGTCGGCTTCGCGCCGCTCGGAGCGCTCCTGGCGGCGGTGCAGCCCGGGCGAGCCGCTCTCCATGATCAGCCGGCCGAAGCACTCCGGCGCGCGCACCGCGGCGCCCAGCGCCACCCGCGCGCCCTGCGAATAGCCGAGCAGATCCACGTGGCCGCCCAGCTCGCGGGCCAGGCGGACCACCGCGTCCACCGTCTCCAGGAAGCCGTCGCGCCCTGTCTTCTCCGGCAGCGGCGTGCGGCCGTGGCCGGGCAGGTCCACCGCCACCACGCGCACGGAGCGGCCGAGCAGCGGACGCAGGTGCTCGAACGAAGCGCCGCTGCCGGTGAAGCCGTGCAGCGCCAGGAGCGTATGGGGGCCTTCACCCCAGATGTCATAAGCGAGCGTCACGCCCATGGTCCTTCTCCCAGTGCGGCGGCCATCCGCGTGAAGAGGTGCCGGTGCGCATCCACGTTGGTGGCCCGGTCCACTACGACCTCCACCAGATGGAGGCCTCCCTCCAGCCCGGTGCGCACCGCCGCGCGCAGGGCCGTGGGCGTCGTGGGCCGCTCGAAGCGAGCCCCCGCGAGCGCCGCCGCGTGCGACAGGTCCACGCCGTGCGGCGTGCCGAAGAGGGCCTCGAACTCGTCCGGCTTCGCCACCTGCGCCAGCGGCAGGAAGGAGAAGATGCCGCCGCCGTCGTTGTTCACCACCACGACCGTCAGGGGCACGCGCGCCCGCGCCGCCGAGACGAGCCCACCCACGTCGTGCAGGAGCGCCAGATCACCGGAGAGGAGCACCGCGGGCCGCCCCGCCGCCGCGGCCATGCCCGCCGCGCTGGACACGATGCCGTCGATGCCGTTGGCCCCTCGATTCGCCAGCACGCGCAGCGGGACACCGCCCCCGTGCGCGAACGCGTCCACCGCGCGGATGGGCATGCTGCTGGAGACAAAGAAGAGCGCGTTCGCCGGCAGCGCCGCCACCACCTCGCGCGCCAGCCGGGGCTCGGTCAGTCCATCGGACTGTTCAGCGAGCGCCGTCTCCAGCGCGTTGCGCGCCACCCGCTCCGCGTTGACGAAGTCCTGCGCCCAGCGGCCGGGGCCTCGCGACAGCGCTTGCGTCAGCGCACGGCACGCGAGCACCGCGTTGCCTTCCACCACGCGCGTGGCCCGGTGCGCCGGGTCGTACAGCGCGCCCTCATCGCTGAAGACGGTGATGTCCGCGCCGGAGGCGTCCAGCCACTGCTGCGGCGACTTGGGCGTCAGGCCTCCGCCGAAGCGCAGCACCACCTCCGGCGTGTGGCTCCGCGCGAACGGCTCGTGGCGCAGGAGCGCGTCGTAGAGCGACACGGTCAGCGGGCCGCCTCCGTAGCGCGCCTGCGACGTGGCCTCCGCGAGCACCGGGTAGCCCGTGGCCAGGCTCAGCGCGGTGATGGCCTCCGCGAAGCCGTCGTCCTCGTCGCGGGGACCGCACACGATGACGCCGCGCTCGGTGGTGGCGATGCGCGCGCGCACCTCATCCAACGCCGCCGCGTCCGGGGCCCGCGACGACTGCGAGATGCGGGTGAGGGGCGCGTCCGTCCGCCCTTCCCTCGCGAGCGCCGTCAGCTTCTCCGCGCCGAAGTCCTGCGCGATGGGCGCCAGCGGCTCGCGGAACGGCACGTTGAGCTGCACGGCGCCCCGGGGCGCGCGGCACGCGGTGCTCACCGCGCGGGCGGCCGTGGCGCGCAGGTGCGCGATGGCGGCGCTGCTCGCCTCGGGCATGCCCACGTCCGCGAACATCCTCGCGAAGTCGCCGTAGAAGCGCGCCTGGGGCACCGTCTGCGGCGCGCCCCAGCCCTGCAGCTCCAGCGGCCGGTCCGCCGTGAGGATGATCAACGGCACCTGGGCCATGGCCGCCTCGACGACGGCCGGGAAGAAGTGCGCGCCCGCGGAGCCGCTCGTCGCGACCAGCACCACCGGCTGACGCGACTGCTTCGCCATGCCCAGCGCGAAGAAGCCCGCGCTCCGCTCGTCGATGACGGACCAGACTCGCAGGCCCGGCGTGTGCGCGCAGGCGAGCGCCAGCGCGGACGAGCGCGAACCCGGACACACCACCGCGTGCCGCACGCCGCCACGCACCAGTTCTTCCAGCAGCGCACGCGACCACAGCACGTTGAGGTTGGCGTCCAGGGACATCACCGGCCCCCCAGCGCGCGCAACATCGCCAGACTCTTCATCTCCGTCTCCCGCCACTCGGACTCCGCGCTGGAGCCCGCGACGATGCCCGCGCCCACGAAGAGCCGGGCCTTCGCCCCGCGCACCAGCGCCGAGCGCAACGCCACCACCAGGTGCGCACGCCCGGGGCCCACCCAGCCCACCGGCCCCGCGTACCAGCCCCTGTCCAGCGACTCGTGCTCCACCAGGAACGACAGCGCGCGCTCGCGCGGCGTGCCGCCCACCGCCGGCGTGGGGTGCAGCGCCGTGACGACCTTCGCGGTGTCCACGCCGTCCGCCAGCTCCGCGCGGATGCCCGTGCGCAGGTGCACCACGTTCTTCAGCGCGAGCACGGACGGCTGCGCGTCCGCGGACACGCTCGCCGCCACCGGCGTCAGCGCCTGGAGGATGTAGCGCACCACCGCGTCATGCTCGCGCCGGTCCTTGTCGCTCGCGTCCAGCGCCTCCGCGCCGCCCGGCGCCGCGGACCCCGCGAGCGCTTCGGTCTCCAGCCTGCGCCCGTCCACCCGGCACAGCGTCTCCGGCGTCGCGCCCAGGAAGCCCGTGCCGTCCGGCGCGCGGAAGAGGAACGTCGCGCATCGCGGGTTCTGCTCGCGAAGCCGCGCCAGCACGTCCACCACGTCGAAGGGCTCCGGCCCCTCCGCCTCCAGCGCCCGCGCCAGCACCACCTTGTTCAACTGGCCGGCGCCAATGGCCTCCACCGCGCGGTCCACCAGCGCCTCGAAGTCCGGCCGGGACGAAGCCGTGCGCAGCGCGACCGGCGCGCCCACCGGATGGCGGTAGGACGAAGGGAAGGACGCTCGCACGCGCTCCAGCCGCGAGCGCACCACGTCCTCCGCGCCCTGCCCCTCCGGAGCGAAGACCGCGACCGCCAGCGCGCTGCCCTCGCGCCACACCAGCACCTCCGGCAGCGTCCAGCGCGCCAGCCCATGCGAACGCCACGCGCCATCCACCGGCTGCGTGGGGCTGAAGCGCATGCCGCCGAACCAGGGGCCCGGCATCTGGGGGGACACCGCGTCCAGCCACCGCACGCTGTCGTGACCGAGCGCGCCCAGCACCGCGGGCAACTCACCGGGCGCATGCGCTTCGAGCACGCCCGCCTCGCCCCACCCCGCCACCGCCTCGCGCGCCACCGGCCGCTCCCAGTACACGGAAGGAACGCCGAGGCTGCCCGCTCCGGCCAGCGGATCCACGCCGGGCAGCGGCATCATCCCGGCGACCCATCGCGGATCCTCAGCGGGACTGAGCGGCGTCATCAGCCATTCTCCTGCACCTCGGGGGAGGCGAGTGACATCACCTTCGATTGTCTTCTAAGCGATCTCGGCTATACATGCACCAAGGAGTTCAAAACCGCTTGAACTCCATGGAATCTGAATTCAAGTAACTCCAGCGAGGGAGCCGCCGTGGGAGGCCAGCAACCAGACGACCCAGCCGGGCGGCGTGACCCGGGTGCACACCGCGTCCTTCGCGCAGCGCGTCCAGCCGGCACCCGCGTGCAGGTGGGGGCCGTGGAGGTGGGCGGGCCCGGCTTCGTGGTGATGGCGGGGCCGTGCGCGGTGGAGGGCGCCGAGCAGTTGGAACTGGCGGCCCGCGCGGTGGCGCAGGCGGGCGCGCACATGCTGCGTGGAGGCGTGTTCAAGCCGCGCACCAGTCCGTATGCGTTCCAGGGCATGGGGGAGCCGGGGCTGAAGCTGTTGGTGGACGCCGGGCGGCGCCACGGCCTACCCATCATCAGCGAGGTGATGGAGACCGAGCAGCTGCCCCTGATGGCGCAGCACTCGGACATCCTCCAGGTGGGCGCGCGGAACATGCAGAACTTCGGGCTCCTGCGCGCGCTGGGGAAGCTGCGCAAGCCGGTGCTGCTCAAGCGCGGGCTGTCCGCCACGGTGCAGGAGTGGCTCAACGCCGCCGAGTACATCCTGGCGGGCGGCAACGAGCAGGTGATGCTCTGCGAGCGCGGCATCCGCACCTTCGAGACCGCGATGCGCAACACGCTGGACCTGGCCGCGGTGGCGTGGGCGAAGGAGCGCACGCACCTGCCGGTCATCGTGGATCCCTCGCATGCGACGGGCATTCCTTCCCTTATCGCGCCCATGTCGCTGGCGGCGGCGGCCTGCGGTGCGGATGGATTGTTGATTGAAGTCCACCCCCGGCCGGAGCAGGCGCTGTGCGACGGTCAGCAGGCGATGTCGCCCGGGGATTTCGCTACGTTGATGCAACGGCTGCCGGGCGTGCTCGCCGCGGTGGACCGTCACCTTTGGACGCCGGCGGGGCCGGCACAGATCGCGGGGGCGCGATGAGCACCGAAGTCCGTCAGATGTTCTCCTCCATCGCCACGCGCTACGACGTGACGAACGAAGTCCTCTCGCTCGGCATCCACCGCCTGTGGCGGCGCGCGGCGGTGAAGCTCAGCGGCGCGAAGGAAGGCAGCCACGTGCTGGACTGCGCGACCGGCACGGGCGACCTGGCGCTGGCGTTCAAGCGCAAGGTGGGCTCCACGGGCCGCGTGGTGGGCACGGACTTCTGCCCGGAGATGCTGGAGAGCGCGCCGGCCAAGGCGGCCAAGGCGGGGCTGGAGGTGGAGTTCCAGGTGCAGGACGCCATGGCGCTCACCCTGCCGGACAACACGTTCGACGTGGCGTCCATCTCCTTCGGCATCCGCAACGTGGATGATCCGGTGAAGTGCCTCCAGGAGATGGCGCGCGTGGTGCGCCCCGGAGGCCGCGTGGTGGTGCTGGAGTTCGGCCAGCCCACGGGCCCGTACGGCGCGCTGTTCCGCTTCTACAGCAAGACGGTGATGCCGGCGATTGGCGGCCTGCTCACGGGCAACCGCGCGGCGTACCAGTACCTGCCCCGCACCGCCGCGGCCTTCCCCGCCGGCGACCGCTTCCTCTCCCTGATGGACCAGGCCGGCGCCTACTCCGAGCGCGCCGCCCACCCCCTGCTGTTTGGAACCGCCTACGTCTATGTCGGCACCGTCCGTTGAGGCCCGACGCCTCCTCGTCCAGCAACTCGTCGCGTCGGTAGACCCCAGACTCCAGCAGGCGCTCCAGGGGGCCCTTTCGTCCCCGGGGCCCTGCCCCCGCCCCATGGGCGCGCAGACCGTCGTCATCGCGGGCCACCGCGCGGCCGGCAAGACGCGCCTGTTGCCGCTCGTCTCGAAGCTGCTCGGGCGCACCGGGCTGGACCTGGACGCGGAGCTGGAGCGCCGGCATGGGCGCCCGCTCCGCACCTGGGTGGCTGAATCCCCCACCACCTTCCGCGCCGCCGAGCGCGAGACGCTGGGCCTCCTGCCCCAGGGCAGCGTGGTGGCGGTGGGCGGCGGCTTCCTGTCGCATCACCCGGAAGCGCTCGCGGGGCACTTCACGCTCGTCGTCCCCGTCACCTTCGACACGTATCGCGAGCGGCTGATGGCGGACACCACGCGCCCCCGGCTGCGCACGGATGTGTCGCTGGAGGAGGAGCTCCACTCGCTGTTCCATGAACGCGAGGCGCTGCACGCCCGCGTCCCCACCATCTCCCTGGCGGACTTCCTCCGGGGCTGCCTTGCCCAGGAGCCTGACTGATGGCCACCCGGCGCATCATCACCCTGCCCCCCACGCTCACCGGCGCGGACGCCGTCACCTTCGCGCGCGACGGCCTCCAGCGGGGCGCGGACGTCATCGAGGTGCGGACCGACCTGCATGCTCCCGGTGATATCGATCCGGACGCGCTCGCCCGCGTGATGCCGCTGCTCGTCTCCGAGCGGGGCAAGCCGCTGCCCGCGCCGTGGATCCAGGCCGCGTGGCGCGTGGACCGCGACGTGGAGCGCGCGCAGGACATGGACGCGCCGCCAGGGAAGCTGCTCGCGTCACACCACGCGGAAGGTCCGCTGACGACGACGGAGGCGCTCCAGCGCTGGTCCCGCCCCATTCCGCCGGATGCGCTGGTGAAGCACGTGGAGCCCATGGACGGGCCCGCGCACCTGGAGGTGCTGCTCCAGACGCAGGCCGCATTGTCCCAGCGCTTTGGCGCCGAGCGCGTCACCGTGCTGGGCATGGGGCCGGTCGCCATCCCGGCGCGCGCGGTGCTCTCGCGCAGGAACGGCCTGGAGTACGTGGCCATGGGTGGCCCGTGGACGGCGGCCCCGGGACAGCGCCTTCTGGACGACGTGGTGCGCGAGCACCGCAAGGCGAAGGATCCGCACGCGCCGCGCCTGGGCATCCTGGGCACGGCCATTCCGCACTCGCGCTCGCCGCGCATCCACCGACAGCCGTTCGACCGCATCGACCTGGCCGAGGACGCGCCGGTGGAGGCGGTGGTGGACGCGCTCTTGCCGCACTACGCGGGCTTCGCCGTGACGAGCCCGTTCAAGATGCGGCTCGCGAAGCACACGGGCTCGTCGCTGGACGCCATCAACACGCTGGTGCGCCGGGGCTCGCGGTGGGAGTCCTTCAACACCGACACGGAAGGCGCGCGCGCGGTGCTGGAGCGCCTGGGCGCGAAGGACGTGTCGGTGCTGGGCGACGGCGGCTCCACGCAGGCCCTGCGGCTGGTGGCCGCTGAACATGGATTCGCCCTGCGGGTCGTGAAGCGCGCGGAGATACAAGCCCCGCTGTCCGGGGATTGGGTCTGGACATGGCCGGACCGCGTGGCCCCCCCCGAAAACCTGCGATTCCAGGGGGCACGCGTGGCGGTGATCGCATACGGTGCGCCCGGCCGGCGCGTCGCCGCGGAGATCGTTCGCCGCGGGGGCACCCCTCTCCTGCTAGGTGCGGCGTGGTTCGTCGCCCAGGCCCGGCGGCAGCGACAACTCTGGGAAACGGCGACATGAATACCTTTGGCACCCTCTTCCGGTTGACGACGTTCGGCGAAAGCCATGGCCCCGCGCTGGGCTCCGTCATCGACGGCTGCCCCGCGGGCGTTCCGCTCACGCGCGAGGTGATCCAGGCGGCCCTGGATCGCCGGCGTCCCGGGCAGTCCGCCCTGGTGACCCCGCGCAACGAGCCCGACACCGTGGAAATCCTCTCCGGCGTCTTCCAGGACAAGACGCTGGGCACGCCCATCGCGGCCATCGTGCGCAACGCGAACCAGCGCTCGCAGGACTACAACCAGCTGGCCAGCGTGGACCGGCCGGGTCACGCGGACGCCGTGTGGCGCGAGCGCTACAAGCACCGCGACCACCGGGGCGGCGGCCGCACCAGCGGACGTGAGACGCTCTGCCGCGTCATCGGCGGCGCCATCGCGGAGGCGTACCTCGCGCGCGACCTGCCCTCCATCAGCACCGTGGCCTACGTCTCCCAGGTGGGCGAGCTGGTCGCGCCCGTTCCGGCGCCGGGCCTCACCCGCGCCATGGTGGACGCGCACCCCACCCGCTGCCCGGATGAAGCCGTCCGTGAAGAGATGGCCCGGCAGATCCTCGCCGCGAAGGAGGCTGGCGACAGCCTGGGCGGATCCATCGACGTGCGCGTGGAGGGCCTGCCCGTCGGCCTGGGCGAGCCCATCTTCGGCAAGCTGAAGGCGCTCATCGCGCAGGCGCTGGGCAGCATCGGCGCCGTCACCGGTGTCATGTGGGGTCCGCCGGATCTGCTCCAGCGCATCGGCCAGCCCGGCACGAAGTTCCACTCCGTGAAGGACGCGTACGGCGGCATCCAGGGTGGGCTCGCCAACGGTGAGCCCATGCAGGTGCGCGCCTTCTTCAAGCCGCCCGCGACGCTGGCGGATCACGCCAAGGGCGGCCGTCACGACCCGTGCATCATGCCCCGCGCCGTCCCGGTGCTGGAGGCCATGGTGTCGCTCGTCATCGCCGACCTCGTCCAGCAACTCAACGCCCGCCCCCACTCCGCATGAGCCCGCTTCCTCCCGGTTCCTACCGCCCCCCCAACGACCGCTGGGGTTCCTTCACGAAGCTCGTCGCCAGGCTGCCCGAGGGCAGCGTCGCCGTGGTGGACCGCACCGTCGCGAAGTTCCACCCCACGCTCCTCCCCGCCATCGAGGCCCGCAAGCCCCGCGCCATCATCCAGCTGGTCGGCGGTGAGCGTGCCAAGAGCCTCATCTCGCTCCACAAGGTGCTCACGGGCGGCATCAACCTGCCGCGCTCCGGCACGCTCGTCGCCGTGGGCGGAGGCACCGTGGGCGACGTGGCCACCGTGGCCGCGCACCTGCTCAAGCGTGGCGTGCGGCTGTTGCAGGTGCCCACCACGCTGCTCGCGGCGGTGGACAGCAGCCTGGGCGGCAAGGGCGCGGTGGACCTCGTCGTGCGCGGCCGCGTGGTGAAGAACCCCGCGGGCGTCTTCCACTACGCGGACGAGACGTGGCTGTGCCCGGAGCTGTACGCCACGCTGTCCGACGCGCAGGTGCGCGAGGGCTCCATCGAGGCGTGGAAGATGGTCGCGTCGCTGGATGCGTCCCTCTTCAAGCGCTACGTGCGCACGCCTCCGAAGCTGGAGAAGCTGGTGAAGGACGCGCGCGGCCTGAAGGAGGACGTCTGCGCGAAGGACCCGTACGAGCATCAGGGCCTGCGCCGCGTGCTCAACTTCGGCCACACCTTCGGACACGTGCTGGAGAGCCTGTCGCGCTTCAAGCTGTCTCACGGCGACGCGGTGGGCCTGGGCATCCTCTGGGCCCTGGACGTGGGCCGGCACCTGGGCATCACGCCGGAGCCCGTGGCGCATGACGTGGAGCGCGCGCTGGCCCGGGGCCCGGGGGTGCTCGGACGCGACCGCGCCGCGGAGATCGCCCAGCGCGCGCCGCTGAAGGACGTGGTCGCGCTGCTGGACGCCGACAAGAAGGCCGGCGCCAACGGCGAGCTGCGCATGGTGCTGCTCACCGCCGTGGGCACCGCCGAGGTCGTGGATGTGATGCCGAAGACGTGGCGGGCCCTGTGGCCCGCCTGGACCCGTGGAGCCCGCCCGTGAGCCACGCCTCTCCGAACCGCCTCACCGTCGACCCGAGCGCCTTGAGCGCCTCACCGCTCACCCCGCCCGTGTCGAAGTCGGACGCCCAGCGAGCCCTGGTGTTGGGACACCTCACGGGCGCCTGGCCGCTGCCGTCGGTGCAGGCGGAATCGGACGAGGACCTCCCCGCCGACGTGCGCGTGCTGCGCCGGGGCGTGGAGGCCCTGCGCCTTCCCGCGGGCCCCGTGCGCGACGTGGACTGCGCGGACGGAGGTGCTCCGTTCCGCATCCTCGTCACGCAGGCCGCGGTGACGCCCGGCGCGCGCGTGCGCTTCACCGGCACCCCCCGCCTGGGCGAGCGCCCGCACGGCCCGCTCTTCACGTCGCTGAAACAGGCCCTGGGCCCCGCGGGCCTCACGCTCACCGAGGGCACCCCGTGGCCGGTGGAGCTGCACGCGCCCCAGGACACGACGAAGGTGCCGCCGGTGTTCCGCGTGCCGGGCGCGCAGAGCAGCCAGTACGCCTCCAGCCTGCTGTTGGGCTGCGCCGAGCGCTTCCTCCGGGAGAAGCGCTCGTGGAGCGTGGAGATCGAAGGCACGCTCACCAGCGCCGGCTACATGGACCTCACGGTGGCGTGGCTGCGCCGCTTCGGCTTCACCGTGGAACAGTCCGAAGGTCACTACTCCGTCACGGGGTATCAGGCGCCCGAATCCGTCCCATCACTGCCGGGCGACTGGTCGTCGCTGGGCTACCTGGTGCTCATCGCCTGGCGCACGGGCGGCACGGCGGAGCGCGCGGAGCCCCAGAGCGCCCACCCGGACCAGGCGATCCTCCGGCTGGCCGCTGAAGTGGGCCTGAAGATGCTCCCGTCGGGCGCGCCCAACACCTGGCGCTTCGAGGGTGAGGCCACGGGCGAGCTGCGCGCGACGGGCAAGGAGTGCCCGGACCTGCTGCCCACGCTGGCGGCGCTCGCGTGCGTGCTGCCCCGGCCCACCACGCTCAGCGACGTGGGCATCCTGCGGGTCAAGGAGAGCGACCGGCTGGAGGGCATCCGCACGTTGGTGTCCGCCTACGGCGGCACCACGGAGCTGTCGGCCGGAGCCGACAGTGAGACGCTCCGCATCGTCCCTCCGAAGGTGAAGCCCGCGCGCTTCGCCATGGACAGCCGGGGTGACCACCGCCTGGCGATGTCAGCGGCCACCCTGTGTGTGCTGTCCGGGGTGCCTCTGGATCTGACGGGGCCGGAGTGCGTGGAGAAGAGCTTCCCGGGCTTCTGGCGGCAGCTCGCGCGGGCCGGCGTCCGCTATTCCTGAGCGGGCGCGCGGACCGGAAACTTCGCCTCTAAGACTTATCGTTCTTTTTTGTTGAAAGCGTCCTCCGCCCTGTGAAATCTCCGCCCATGCCCAAGGACACGCTGACCGTCACCGACAATCGGACCGGGAAGACGTACGAGATCCCGATCGAGAACGGCTGTATCCGCACCCCCGACCT
The sequence above is drawn from the Corallococcus sp. NCRR genome and encodes:
- the aroF gene encoding 3-deoxy-7-phosphoheptulonate synthase, whose product is MQVGAVEVGGPGFVVMAGPCAVEGAEQLELAARAVAQAGAHMLRGGVFKPRTSPYAFQGMGEPGLKLLVDAGRRHGLPIISEVMETEQLPLMAQHSDILQVGARNMQNFGLLRALGKLRKPVLLKRGLSATVQEWLNAAEYILAGGNEQVMLCERGIRTFETAMRNTLDLAAVAWAKERTHLPVIVDPSHATGIPSLIAPMSLAAAACGADGLLIEVHPRPEQALCDGQQAMSPGDFATLMQRLPGVLAAVDRHLWTPAGPAQIAGAR
- the ubiE gene encoding bifunctional demethylmenaquinone methyltransferase/2-methoxy-6-polyprenyl-1,4-benzoquinol methylase UbiE, which encodes MSTEVRQMFSSIATRYDVTNEVLSLGIHRLWRRAAVKLSGAKEGSHVLDCATGTGDLALAFKRKVGSTGRVVGTDFCPEMLESAPAKAAKAGLEVEFQVQDAMALTLPDNTFDVASISFGIRNVDDPVKCLQEMARVVRPGGRVVVLEFGQPTGPYGALFRFYSKTVMPAIGGLLTGNRAAYQYLPRTAAAFPAGDRFLSLMDQAGAYSERAAHPLLFGTAYVYVGTVR
- a CDS encoding shikimate kinase, which codes for MGAQTVVIAGHRAAGKTRLLPLVSKLLGRTGLDLDAELERRHGRPLRTWVAESPTTFRAAERETLGLLPQGSVVAVGGGFLSHHPEALAGHFTLVVPVTFDTYRERLMADTTRPRLRTDVSLEEELHSLFHEREALHARVPTISLADFLRGCLAQEPD
- a CDS encoding shikimate dehydrogenase, with product MATRRIITLPPTLTGADAVTFARDGLQRGADVIEVRTDLHAPGDIDPDALARVMPLLVSERGKPLPAPWIQAAWRVDRDVERAQDMDAPPGKLLASHHAEGPLTTTEALQRWSRPIPPDALVKHVEPMDGPAHLEVLLQTQAALSQRFGAERVTVLGMGPVAIPARAVLSRRNGLEYVAMGGPWTAAPGQRLLDDVVREHRKAKDPHAPRLGILGTAIPHSRSPRIHRQPFDRIDLAEDAPVEAVVDALLPHYAGFAVTSPFKMRLAKHTGSSLDAINTLVRRGSRWESFNTDTEGARAVLERLGAKDVSVLGDGGSTQALRLVAAEHGFALRVVKRAEIQAPLSGDWVWTWPDRVAPPENLRFQGARVAVIAYGAPGRRVAAEIVRRGGTPLLLGAAWFVAQARRQRQLWETAT
- the aroC gene encoding chorismate synthase — protein: MNTFGTLFRLTTFGESHGPALGSVIDGCPAGVPLTREVIQAALDRRRPGQSALVTPRNEPDTVEILSGVFQDKTLGTPIAAIVRNANQRSQDYNQLASVDRPGHADAVWRERYKHRDHRGGGRTSGRETLCRVIGGAIAEAYLARDLPSISTVAYVSQVGELVAPVPAPGLTRAMVDAHPTRCPDEAVREEMARQILAAKEAGDSLGGSIDVRVEGLPVGLGEPIFGKLKALIAQALGSIGAVTGVMWGPPDLLQRIGQPGTKFHSVKDAYGGIQGGLANGEPMQVRAFFKPPATLADHAKGGRHDPCIMPRAVPVLEAMVSLVIADLVQQLNARPHSA
- a CDS encoding 3-dehydroquinate synthase; this translates as MSPLPPGSYRPPNDRWGSFTKLVARLPEGSVAVVDRTVAKFHPTLLPAIEARKPRAIIQLVGGERAKSLISLHKVLTGGINLPRSGTLVAVGGGTVGDVATVAAHLLKRGVRLLQVPTTLLAAVDSSLGGKGAVDLVVRGRVVKNPAGVFHYADETWLCPELYATLSDAQVREGSIEAWKMVASLDASLFKRYVRTPPKLEKLVKDARGLKEDVCAKDPYEHQGLRRVLNFGHTFGHVLESLSRFKLSHGDAVGLGILWALDVGRHLGITPEPVAHDVERALARGPGVLGRDRAAEIAQRAPLKDVVALLDADKKAGANGELRMVLLTAVGTAEVVDVMPKTWRALWPAWTRGARP